In the Oryza glaberrima chromosome 6, OglaRS2, whole genome shotgun sequence genome, one interval contains:
- the LOC127777769 gene encoding uncharacterized protein LOC127777769, with translation MGDQEMKYYSSSSYARLGRRWWRRPAAARGFRLIPTRRLSVRRLRARLWTLLGILGRCVRSVRLLTRGLVVPSGGGGSTSPSLRGKGRRALAVLGGGKDVVAAASGGGKLHADGTAGGGNNKAAARRPPCMRSNSFYARAVAECLEFIKGSNNNAGGGGGATPARDNRVK, from the coding sequence ATGGGTGATCAGGAGATGAAGTactactcgtcgtcgtcgtacgcGAGGCtgggacggcggtggtggcggcggccggcggcggcgagggggttCCGGCTCATCCCGACGCGGCGGCTCTCCGTGCGCCGGCTGCGCGCCAGGCTGTGGACGCTGCTCGGCATCCTGGGCCGCTGCGTGCGCAGCGTGCGCCTGCTCACGAGGGGGCTCGTCGtccccagcggcggcggtggtagcACGTCGCCGTCATTGAGAGGCAAAGGCAGGAGGGCCCTGGcagtgctcggcggcggcaaggacgTGGTCGCGGCGGCGAGTGGTGGTGGGAAGCTGCACGCGGAcggcacggcgggcggcgggaacaacaaggcggcggcgcggaggccgccGTGCATGCGGTCCAACTCGTTCtacgcgcgcgccgtcgcggaGTGCCTCGAGTTCATCAAGGGCAGCAACAacaacgccggcggcggcggcggcgccacgccggCGAGAGATAACCGCGTCAAGTGA